DNA from Bacillus sp. Marseille-P3661:
CCGTTAGCGGTGTTAGGTTCAGTCAGTTATTAGTTTCTATGGATTGATCCGATCCCCCTCATTAGGAATAAAATCTCACATCATCTGCTATAATTGGCGTAGTACGGTATACAGGCAACCATATTTCTAAAATTGCATATCGTAAAGGAGTATGATTTTTACGGTATCTGAACGTTTGACAACGAGTTAGACTTGGTTAACCTTTTTAAAGATATCCTGAAAGATAATCGAACAATTAGGTTAAAATAGCGGTATAGTTAAACCTATTTAAATTTTATTAACTTTAAAATAAATTACCGCTAAAAATTGCTTGTATCTGTTATAATGGGTCTAAAAACAAAAACGATTCTTGAGGGGCGTGAAATAGCAGTGGGTGAAAAAGAAATTGAAATTCTAGAGATTCTTGAAAAGAATGGTCGTTTACCGATAGAAGATTTAGCTAAAATGCTAGACATAACAGTTCAAGAAACGGAAACGATTATCAAGAAACTCGAGGATGACAACATCATCTTAAATTATTTAACAATTGTTGATTGGAATAAAGTTAACAAGGACCCTGGTGTAACAGCGATGATCGATGTAAAGGTAACCCCGAAACGGGACGTTGGTTTTGATGATATTGCTAAACGTATTTATCGATTCGAAGAAGTGAAGTCTGTCTACTTAATGTCAGGTGCATATGACTTATCAATCGTTATTGAGGGTAGAAGTATACATGAGGTTTCGCGTTTCGTCTCTGAAAAATTATCTACATTAGATTCTGTTATATCGACAACTACTCACTTCATAATGAAAAAGTATAAGCATGATGGAACAATTTTTGGTGACGACGAGAAGGATCGTCGAATTGTGGTGACACCATGAGTAAGCACCACTATCTTTCCGATACAGTAATCGATTTAAAACCATCAGGAATTCGCCGCTTTTTCGATTTAGCTGCCGGTATGGAAGGTGTTATTTCTTTAGGCGTAGGTGAACCAGACTTTGTGACATCGTGGTCCATTCGTGAGGCAAGTATTCTTTCATTAGAGGAAGGTTATACGGCTTATACAGCAAATGCAGGACTATTAGAATTACGTGAAGAAATTTCAAGGTATATGGTTAACAAATTTGGTGTTAAGTATAGTCCAAAAGAGGAAGTGATCGTAACAGTTGGTGCAAGCCAAGCATTAGATATTACTTTCCGTGCGATTCTTAATCCTGGTGACGAGGTCATTATTGTTGAACCATGTTTCGTTGCGTATGAATCGATAGTTAAGCTAGCTGGTGGAGTTCCAGTTTCGGTTCAAACATCAAGTCAGGATGAATTTAAACTGCAGCCTGAACAAATTGAGGCTGTTATAACGCCACGTACAAAAGCGATCTTGATTTGTACACCAAATAATCCAACAGGTTCAGTTCTTGTAAAAGAAGAGCTCGAAAAAATAGCGGAAATCGTTGAAAAGTATGATCTTCTTGTTATTTCTGATGAAATCTATGCAGAACTATGCTATGACCAAGATTATACGAGTTTCGCGAAGATTGATAGAATGCACGAAAGAACGATTGTAATCAATGGTTTTTCTAAAGGCTTTGCAATGACAGGCTGGCGACTAGGTTTCGCTGTTGGTCCTAAAGAGTTTATCCAAGCGATGTTAAAAATTCATCAGCATACAATGATGTGTGCTCCAACAATGGCGCAATATGGTGCGATTGAAGGGTTGAAAAACGGCATGCAAGATGTGGCTGACATGAAAAAAAGCTATAATCGCCGCCGAAATTATTTTGTTAAATCACTAAATGAAATCGGTTTAGATTGTTATATGCCGGGCGGAGCTTTTTATGCATTTCCTTCCATTAAAAGAACAGGTATGACGTCGGAAGAATTTGCTGAGAATCTTTTAAAAGAAGAAAAGGTTGCGGTAGTGCCTGGTAACGTTTTTGGAGCAAGCGGTGAAGGACATATCCGCTGTTCATATGCTTCATCAATTGAGCAGCTCCAAGAAGCGATCAAGCGAATGAAACATTTTATTGAACAATTACAGATTAATGTATGATAATATGTTTATGGGGTTTGCATACTAAGAAGTATTAACATGGGGTGTCTTCATGGCATCCCATTCATTTTACCGTTCTATGAAATTTTTTTTATTAATAATGTGGTGCTTGAGAAATAAAAATTCATTAAAAAACACGTGTGCCCGTAATGGCAAATTACGATGTCCTTAAAGGGATGACCAAGGCCCTCTTTTCTTATACTTTAATTCTTTAGTGAAGTTAAACATACTTAAAGTATAATAAAGGGTCGTTAATAAATGGTAGATATGTGTAAACTAAATATGTATATGGCCTTTATACGTTTCAATGAGGAATTCCTTATTTCTTTAATAGCATTGATTTATATTTTATGGTAAAGATAACAAATATGATATTTATTGAAAGGATGTAGCTACATATGAAACAACAACAAATCGGGGTAGTAGGATTAGCAGTAATGGGTAAAAACCTTGCTTTAAATATGGAGAGCAGAGGCTATTCAGTTGCCGTATATAACCGCTCACCTGAAAAAACGAAAGAAATGATGGCTGAAGCAAGTGGAAAGAACGTAAAGGATACATATAGCCTAGAGGAATTTGTTCAATCATTAGAGTCACCGCGAAAAATTATGATCATGGTCAAAGCGGGTGTACCAACTGATGCTACGATTGAGCAACTTGTACCTCTATTAGATAAAGGTGATATTTTAATTGATGGCGGGAACGCCTATTTTGTAGATACAATGAGACGGAGTAAGGAATTAGCGGAAAAGGGCCTTCATTTTATCGGAACAGGGGTTTCTGGTGGTGAAGAAGGTGCTTTAAAAGGACCATCGATAATGCCAGGTGGCCAAGAAGAAGCTTATGAGTTTGTACGTCCAATTTTCGAAGCGATTTCTGCAAAGGTTGATAACGAGCCTTGTACAACATATATTGGACCGGATGGCGCGGGTCACTATGTAAAAATGGTCCATAACGGAATTGAATATGGTGATATGCAATTAATTTGTGAGGCATATTCAATTATGGCAAATGTTCTTGGTTTAGATGCGAATGAGTTACATTCAGTATTTTCTGAGTGGAACAAAGGCGAGTTAGACAGTTATTTAATTGAAATTACAGCAGATATCTTTACAAAAACAGACGATGAAACTGGTAAGCCAATGGTAGATGTCATTTTAGATACGGCCGGACAAAAAGGTACGGGAAAATGGACAAGTCAAAGTGCATTAGATTTAGGTGTACCACTTCCGATTATTACAGAATCTGTATTTGCAAGATTTATTTCAGCAATGAAAGATGAAAGAGTTCGTGCAAGCAAAATTTTAACAGGTCCATCAACTAACGGATACGAGGGCGATAAATCCGAGTTAATTGAAGCTATTCGGAAAGCACTTTATATGAGTAAAATTTGTTCGTATGCACAAGGTTTTGCGCAAATGCGAGCTGCCTCTGAAGAATATAACTGGGATCTAAAATACGGGAATATCGCGATGATTTTCAGAGGTGGATGCATTATCCGTGCACAATTTTTACAAAAAATCAAAGAAGCATATGACAAAGATCCACAGCTTGCCAATTTATTATTAGATCCATACTTTAAAGATATCGTTACAGAATATCAAGAATCACTTCGTAAAGTTTTGAATGTTGCTGTTAACCATGGTATACCTGTACCAGGCTTGGCAAGTGCATTATCTTACTTTGATAGCTATCGTTCAGAACGTTTACCAGCTAACCTTTTACAAGCACAAAGAGATTACTTTGGTGCGCACACATATGAACGTGTAGACAAAGAAGGAACATTCCATACACAGTGGTTTTAAAATAAATAATATTATATTAGCAAGGACATTACATGTTTAGTTTATGTAATGTCCTTTTTGTTAAGTTGGGATTAATTTTCTAGGTCTTTTTTCTTATGTAGTTCATTACAAGAGATTATTATCTTTATGTTGTGGCTAAAATGCTATTGAGATTATGAAAAGAATAACGAATCAAGTCGTATTTAGTAGTATCGAAAATAGTCTTTATTTTCTTTCTATTATTTCGTTACATCTAGAAATAGAAGGTGGATTTCAACAGTATGGTTCGTATTACTAAAATCCAATTATTTTCACTAATTATGTTATTTGAAATTGGGAGTACAACTCTATTTGCTTTAGGGATTGGAGCGAAACAAGATGCATGGATTGTTGTGTTAGTTTCTTCATTTGTAGGAGGACTCCTCTTATGGGTATATACACAAGTTTCTAAGTATTACCCAAATCAGAACTTTGCTGAAATTTTAAATCAGGTTCTAGGAAAAAGATTAGCGGCACCGTTGCTGCTTTTATTTGGACTTTATTTTTTAAGTGGTGCTAGCCATAATTTTTACGAATTTGGTCATTTAATCAAAGTGACAGCGCTGCCGAAGACTCCACTTTTAGTTATCTTGTATTTATATATCATAGCTGCTATCTATATTCTTAATTTAGGATTTGAAGTTTTTGCTCGTACTGCAGAGATTTTATTTCCGGTTTTTTTAATTTTCTTAGCAGCCATCTATATTATCACGCTTATCTCAGGTAACTTTAATCTTAGTGAACTGCTTCCAGTACTAGGTCATGGTTTATCTCCGGTCATATCGGAATTATATCGAGTAATTGCTTTTCCTTATGGAGAGATGCTCGTATTTCTAATGTATTGGCACTATGTAGAGCAACCACAAGTAATAAAAAAAGTAGCATTTTCAGCGTTAGTTCTATCCACATTAGCTATTATTTTAACGTTGATTGCGATCATTGCTGTATTAGGTGTAAATCTTGCTGGAAACGCCGAAATTCCATTGTTAGAAACCATACTTTCAATAAATATAGCGGATATTATTACAAATTTAGATATGATCGCTGTATTAATTATGTTTATTGGTGGTTTCTATAAAATGTCTATCCATTTTTATGGATTTGTTCTAGCGATAACCTGGCTATTGAATACTAAAAGTTCTAAAAAAATTATGATCGTTACAGGAATGCTGTTTCCTTTATACGTTAGCTACCGATTTCCAGGGCTAGATTATAAACATTGGAAAGGCGATATAGATATGTATACTATATTATTATATTCATTTATACCCATTCTGCTTTTAATCCTTATATATATTAAAAGAAAGAGACATTGGGGTTATCCTCAAAAGGAGAATTCAAATGCAAAACATACAGACAATATTTAGAGAAGATATTCATTCAGGCGTTATGCTTCTAGGCGGTGGCACTTATGTTTTGATATTAGTATTTGTAATATTCTTCCGTTTGATTGTTTCAATCATGAAACGGTAAAGACCGTTTATTCCTCTGGTTTAAACGGTCCTTTCATTAAGCCTGAACTTGTTATATTTACATTCACATTTAAGGAATAGGGTACCTCAGCAAATCTTTCTGACCAGTCCTCTTTTACACGATTCCATGTATCAGGATCCTCTTTATTTAATGTTGTACCAAATCCAAATATGTCGGCTTGAAGTGATTGGGCTTTATTGATTGCCTTATTAATTTCTTCTTCGATGATTTTTTTATTTTCTTTTTCAAGTGCATCCAGATAATCTACTAATTGTTTTGAGCTTTCAAAGGTTTCGGTTGCCTGTTGTTCTGTTAGTAATCCTTCTTGTGTGATATCAATTGTAAAGGAAATTCGCTCACCGTTTACTTCAGGTTTAATGGTGGCATCCATTTTTGTTACTTCTACCGTTGCGTACTTGTTCTCATGTAATAGTGATGGAAGGGAAATTGCACCGGTCTCAATATCACCTTTTACCCATCTATACCCTCTTGTTTCACTATCATTCAAAAACCCTACTAATTTATCTCCTTTAAATACAGCGCCACCAGAAAGCTTTACGTTTTTTTTCTGTGAACTGTTTTCATTGTCTTCAATATTTAAAACACCAGCTACAGGATCAATTCCCTCTGCTAAAGAATCTTTATAATACGAAAGCATATTGATGGAGGTAGAGTTTAAATGATGCGGCGTGTTTTCAAATACATTTTTTAAAAAGTTAGCTGGAATGCGGGATACTCCCATAGTTTTAGTTTCTAATATTTTTCTTGCACTTGTATCTTTCGTAATACCAATCCAAACATATCCTCTTATTTCTTTTCCTCTTTGAAAAGAATCCAAAATTGGCAGCAGTCCTTCTTTTGCCAATTCCTCGCTAATGATAATCACTTTATTATGAGCATAAAATCCGCGCCGATCGACAATTTGATTAGTTTTTCTTATCGCTTCAAAAATTGTCTTTCCAGTTGTAGATACAAGTAAAAATGGCTTATCGGGACTAGGTGTTTGTGTGCTTTCAGCAGCAGGTTTTAAAACTTGCGAAGTAAATAAAAAATCTCCCGTATCCTGATCTTTATCAATACCGATCGCTGCCACAATTCCAATTTGATTTAGTTCTTTTCTATCCCAACATCCAGATAATAAAAGTATACATAGGATAACGAATATAGTCCGTCTCAAATTTGCCCATCCCCTTCAGTAGTAGGTTTAGTAGGCTTATTTTGTAAATTTTGTTTTTTTGACTTTTTCCACGTTATCGTCTGGGGTCTGGATTTATGGAACCATAAGGGCATCCGAATCAAAGAGTCCTTCCATTCACTCCAGATAATGGGAGCTTGTGGAGATAAATAGGGAGTACCAAATGAACGTAAAGAACACATATGTCCTAACAACATTAAAAATCCCATTAATATTCCATATAAACCTAATGCACCTGCTAAGATCATAAGTAGAAAGCGTGATAGTATATTGGCATCATTTAATGATGGAACAACGAAACCACAAATCCCAGTAAGAGCTACCACGATTACCATCGGTGCACTGACAAATCCAGCTTGCACTGCTGCCTCGCCTATTACTAATGCTCCAACAATACTAATTGCTGCTCCAACTGGCCGTGGCATCCTAACCCCCGCCTCGCGAAGAATTTCAAAGACAATGGCCATTAGCATTGCTTCAATAAATGTTGGAAACGGTACTTTTTCTTCCGCTGCGGCCATTGTTGTAAGTAGGAGAGCAGGTACCATTTCATGATGGAAGGTTGTCAGGGCTATATATATTGCAGGGGTTGCAACAGTTAAAAATAATGATAGTAAGCGTAATAGCCTTATGAGTGATGATAAATATGGCCGTGAATAGTAATCTTCGCCAACCTGAAGATTTTCAACGAAAACATGCGGAACGGTTAATACAAATGGTGTGCCATCACAAAATACGGCAACTCTTCCTTCTAGCAACTTACCAGCTATTTTATCAGGTTTTTCACTATTCGCTACTGTTGGAAAAATAGAATAAGGATGATCTTCAATAAATTGTTCGATATAGCCTGATTCTAAAATAATATCTGTATCAATTGCGTTTAATCGTTTTTTTACTTCATCTACTACTTTGGGATTTGCAATACCATTTATATAGCCAATTCGAATATTCGTTTTTGTTTGTTTCCCTAGTTTCATACCCTCAAAGATTAAATTCGGATTATTGATTTTTCTACGAATTAAAGAAGTGTTTACCTTTAAAATTTCATTAAAACCTTCTCGTGGCCCTCTAACGCTTGATTCTGTATCCGGTTCCTCAACATTTCTAGCTTCATATCCTTGGGTACTTACAAGTAGTGCGGTATCATATCCCTCTATTAAAACAAGTGTTTCGCCCATTAAAATACTTTCTGTAACCGCATCTATTTTCCGTTCTTCCTTAATACTAGATGTGCTTAATATCCTCTTTTTTAGAATTGTTAGAAAGTCCTCGGTTTCAGCAAAGGAATACCTATTGGACATTACCGTGAAATCGGGTTCCATTAATGACTTTACTACATGTAAATTAATATAAGCCTCACTAACAAGCCCATCAATAAAACAAATAAAGACATTAACTTTTTTTGTTGATACAAATTCAATTTCTCTATACTTCACATCATCACTTTTGCCTAATATGCTTTTAAGAGTATTTATATTATAGTTTAAATTTTTATCAATAAGATTATGATCTTGTGTTGTAGGAAGCTGTTCGACAGTATTAGAATTTGGAGCAGCTTGCTTATTTTGAGCGGCATTTTTTCTGAATAACTCAATTTTTTTAGTATACCGAAACTTTTTCACCATCTTTTTCCTCTTTCAAGTAAGTTTATTCATTTTATTATCTGTAAAAAGAAGAAGAAAATTCCATACGGGTAAATTTATTTAGTAAAAGCCTAGTAAATAATTAGGGGAATGTAGAAGGGGGAGAAGAATTGGGTTTGCTCAATGGCATAATAAAGAGGATTATTAGAACTTAAATTAAGTCTCATAATCCTCTTATAGTTAATTTATATGTTGTTATAACATGCTCATCCTTCAACAGGATATGTCTTGCCGGTGCTTGTGCTGATTAAACACTTAGCAATCCTAAAGCATGTAGAAATACAATGATTATTCCAATAGGAACAATAAAACGAATCGACCAATACCATAGTGTAAACACTTTTGCACTTACAGAAGTTGATCGTAAAAATTCCTCTTTAAGAATTTGTTTCGGTATTT
Protein-coding regions in this window:
- a CDS encoding Ger(x)C family spore germination protein, encoding MRRTIFVILCILLLSGCWDRKELNQIGIVAAIGIDKDQDTGDFLFTSQVLKPAAESTQTPSPDKPFLLVSTTGKTIFEAIRKTNQIVDRRGFYAHNKVIIISEELAKEGLLPILDSFQRGKEIRGYVWIGITKDTSARKILETKTMGVSRIPANFLKNVFENTPHHLNSTSINMLSYYKDSLAEGIDPVAGVLNIEDNENSSQKKNVKLSGGAVFKGDKLVGFLNDSETRGYRWVKGDIETGAISLPSLLHENKYATVEVTKMDATIKPEVNGERISFTIDITQEGLLTEQQATETFESSKQLVDYLDALEKENKKIIEEEINKAINKAQSLQADIFGFGTTLNKEDPDTWNRVKEDWSERFAEVPYSLNVNVNITSSGLMKGPFKPEE
- a CDS encoding GerAB/ArcD/ProY family transporter, yielding MVRITKIQLFSLIMLFEIGSTTLFALGIGAKQDAWIVVLVSSFVGGLLLWVYTQVSKYYPNQNFAEILNQVLGKRLAAPLLLLFGLYFLSGASHNFYEFGHLIKVTALPKTPLLVILYLYIIAAIYILNLGFEVFARTAEILFPVFLIFLAAIYIITLISGNFNLSELLPVLGHGLSPVISELYRVIAFPYGEMLVFLMYWHYVEQPQVIKKVAFSALVLSTLAIILTLIAIIAVLGVNLAGNAEIPLLETILSINIADIITNLDMIAVLIMFIGGFYKMSIHFYGFVLAITWLLNTKSSKKIMIVTGMLFPLYVSYRFPGLDYKHWKGDIDMYTILLYSFIPILLLILIYIKRKRHWGYPQKENSNAKHTDNI
- a CDS encoding spore germination protein: MVKKFRYTKKIELFRKNAAQNKQAAPNSNTVEQLPTTQDHNLIDKNLNYNINTLKSILGKSDDVKYREIEFVSTKKVNVFICFIDGLVSEAYINLHVVKSLMEPDFTVMSNRYSFAETEDFLTILKKRILSTSSIKEERKIDAVTESILMGETLVLIEGYDTALLVSTQGYEARNVEEPDTESSVRGPREGFNEILKVNTSLIRRKINNPNLIFEGMKLGKQTKTNIRIGYINGIANPKVVDEVKKRLNAIDTDIILESGYIEQFIEDHPYSIFPTVANSEKPDKIAGKLLEGRVAVFCDGTPFVLTVPHVFVENLQVGEDYYSRPYLSSLIRLLRLLSLFLTVATPAIYIALTTFHHEMVPALLLTTMAAAEEKVPFPTFIEAMLMAIVFEILREAGVRMPRPVGAAISIVGALVIGEAAVQAGFVSAPMVIVVALTGICGFVVPSLNDANILSRFLLMILAGALGLYGILMGFLMLLGHMCSLRSFGTPYLSPQAPIIWSEWKDSLIRMPLWFHKSRPQTITWKKSKKQNLQNKPTKPTTEGDGQI
- the gndA gene encoding NADP-dependent phosphogluconate dehydrogenase; its protein translation is MKQQQIGVVGLAVMGKNLALNMESRGYSVAVYNRSPEKTKEMMAEASGKNVKDTYSLEEFVQSLESPRKIMIMVKAGVPTDATIEQLVPLLDKGDILIDGGNAYFVDTMRRSKELAEKGLHFIGTGVSGGEEGALKGPSIMPGGQEEAYEFVRPIFEAISAKVDNEPCTTYIGPDGAGHYVKMVHNGIEYGDMQLICEAYSIMANVLGLDANELHSVFSEWNKGELDSYLIEITADIFTKTDDETGKPMVDVILDTAGQKGTGKWTSQSALDLGVPLPIITESVFARFISAMKDERVRASKILTGPSTNGYEGDKSELIEAIRKALYMSKICSYAQGFAQMRAASEEYNWDLKYGNIAMIFRGGCIIRAQFLQKIKEAYDKDPQLANLLLDPYFKDIVTEYQESLRKVLNVAVNHGIPVPGLASALSYFDSYRSERLPANLLQAQRDYFGAHTYERVDKEGTFHTQWF
- a CDS encoding Lrp/AsnC family transcriptional regulator, producing the protein MAVGEKEIEILEILEKNGRLPIEDLAKMLDITVQETETIIKKLEDDNIILNYLTIVDWNKVNKDPGVTAMIDVKVTPKRDVGFDDIAKRIYRFEEVKSVYLMSGAYDLSIVIEGRSIHEVSRFVSEKLSTLDSVISTTTHFIMKKYKHDGTIFGDDEKDRRIVVTP
- a CDS encoding aminotransferase, with the translated sequence MSKHHYLSDTVIDLKPSGIRRFFDLAAGMEGVISLGVGEPDFVTSWSIREASILSLEEGYTAYTANAGLLELREEISRYMVNKFGVKYSPKEEVIVTVGASQALDITFRAILNPGDEVIIVEPCFVAYESIVKLAGGVPVSVQTSSQDEFKLQPEQIEAVITPRTKAILICTPNNPTGSVLVKEELEKIAEIVEKYDLLVISDEIYAELCYDQDYTSFAKIDRMHERTIVINGFSKGFAMTGWRLGFAVGPKEFIQAMLKIHQHTMMCAPTMAQYGAIEGLKNGMQDVADMKKSYNRRRNYFVKSLNEIGLDCYMPGGAFYAFPSIKRTGMTSEEFAENLLKEEKVAVVPGNVFGASGEGHIRCSYASSIEQLQEAIKRMKHFIEQLQINV